The genomic segment GATTGATTTCTTTAAAAACTTTGCTGATAAATGTCATCATGGTAAGGAAGAGGATATGTTATTTCCTGAAATGGAAGGAGCAGGTATTCCGAGGGAAGGAGGTCCTATTGGTGTTATGCTTTTTGAACATATAGAGGGGAGAAACTTCATAAAGGGAATGGATTCTGCAATAAAAGAAGGTAATTTTCAAAAATTTAAGGAAAAGGCAATTTCTTATATAGAGCTTTTAAGGAATCATATTTTTAAAGAGGATAATATCCTTTTTAATATGGCAGATATTCATATTGATAAAAAAACTCAGGAGGAACTTTTAGAAAAATTTGAAAAATTTGAAAAGGAAGTTATTGGAGAAGGGGTTCATGAAAAATATCAAAAGCTCATCCATGAAATGGAAAAAAATTATAAATAGGACCTTTCCTAAAAAGCACGGAGCCTGGTCAATATTTTTTATATCAATATTTACAGGAACCTCATGTTCAAAGAATTTTAAACTTTTACCTTTTCTTTTACTTTTTCTTTCAAGTTTTTTTGCTTTTCTAATGCGGGAAAACATAA from the candidate division WOR-3 bacterium genome contains:
- a CDS encoding hemerythrin domain-containing protein, coding for MKPTDILKSEHRLIERMLNVLEKFCEKLNEKEFNKIDAEKMIDFFKNFADKCHHGKEEDMLFPEMEGAGIPREGGPIGVMLFEHIEGRNFIKGMDSAIKEGNFQKFKEKAISYIELLRNHIFKEDNILFNMADIHIDKKTQEELLEKFEKFEKEVIGEGVHEKYQKLIHEMEKNYK